The proteins below are encoded in one region of Pygocentrus nattereri isolate fPygNat1 chromosome 13, fPygNat1.pri, whole genome shotgun sequence:
- the cdk5r1b gene encoding cyclin-dependent kinase 5 activator 1b codes for MGTVLSLSPSYRKAALFEDGPATVGHYTAVQNSKNAKDKNLKRHSLISVLPWKRIVAVSAKKKGSKKVQPNTTYQNNVTHLNNENLKKSQSCANLSTFTQEQSSPSNQGSKSSNNVASSVKKAPLSSSNVAPGTPKRVIVQASTSELLRCLGEFLCRRCYRLKHLSPTDPVLWLRSVDRSLLLQGWQDQGFITPANVVFVYMLCRDVVSSEVATEHELQAVLLTCLYLSYSYMGNEISYPLKPFLVESSKETFWDRCLSIINLMSAKMLQINSDPHYFTQVFADLKNESQKEEERSRLLIGLDR; via the coding sequence ATGGGAACcgtcctgtctctctctcccagctaCCGGAAGGCAGCCCTATTTGAAGATGGCCCAGCCACGGTGGGCCATTACACGGCTGTACAAAACAGCAAGAACGCCAAAGACAAGAACCTGAAGCGTCACTCGCTCATCAGCGTGTTGCCGTGGAAAAGGATAGTAGCTGTTTCTGCCAAGAAAAAGGGCTCTAAGAAGGTGCAGCCCAACACCACCTACCAGAACAATGTCACCCACCTGAACAATGAGAACCTGAAGAAGTCACAGTCTTGTGCCAACCTGTCTACATTCACTCAAGAGCAGTCAAGCCCATCAAACCAAGGCTCCAAAAGCTCTAATAATGTGGCCTCCTCTGTCAAGAAAGCACCACTCTCCAGCTCCAACGTGGCACCTGGGACACCCAAGAGGGTGATTGTCCAAGCTTCAACCAGTGAGCTCCTGCGCTGCCTGGGTGAATTCCTGTGCCGGAGATGCTACCGCCTCAAACACCTTTCCCCCACTGACCCAGTGTTATGGCTGCGCAGTGTGGACCGTTCCCTACTTCTGCAAGGCTGGCAAGACCAAGGCTTCATCACTCCGGCCAATGTggtgtttgtttacatgctctgtCGGGATGTAGTCTCCTCAGAAGTGGCCACAGAACATGAGCTGCAGGCTGTGCTTCTCACTTGCCTCTACTTGTCCTACTCCTACATGGGCAATGAAATCTCCTACCCTCTCAAGCCATTCCTTGTAGAAAGCTCAAAGGAGACCTTCTGGGACCGCTGTCTGTCCATAATCAACCTGATGAGTGCCAAGATGCTGCAGATCAACTCAGACCCACACTACTTCACCCAGGTCTTCGCAGACCTCAAGAACGAGAgccagaaggaggaggagaggagccGTTTACTTATTGGGCTGGACCGGTGA